Proteins encoded by one window of Akkermansia muciniphila ATCC BAA-835:
- a CDS encoding AGE family epimerase/isomerase: MAATLDMPSLGKFYRRQLLEDVLPFWFPRAYDEKNGGLYHCFDADGTLVDSDKSVWAQGRMAWMLLTMYNSIEKNTDWLKWAESALEFLKTKCVDPADGRMFFHVAADGTPIRKRRYAYSESFAAIAFAAHARATGSRDSAREARHWFDIFTDNCFTPGKMVPKFTGERPTTGLGTRMITLNTAQEMRKYLEDDDGFYTGWTDRCINDLRTLFMKPDIQAVMEVVGTDGSIIDHFDERTLNPGHTTEGGWFVLEEARHRGNDPELIKVGCDMIDWAFARGWDKENGGMLYYTDVYNKPVQEYWHNMKFWWPHDEALIAMTLAYKLTGEERYAIRHDMVRNWAFSHFQDVQHGDWFGYLNKDGSRANTLKGSLWKSFFHHPRAMWCCAHYCGAI, from the coding sequence ATGGCTGCAACTCTTGATATGCCCTCTTTGGGCAAGTTCTACCGCCGCCAGCTTCTGGAAGACGTTCTGCCGTTCTGGTTCCCCCGCGCCTACGACGAAAAAAACGGTGGTCTTTACCACTGCTTTGACGCAGACGGCACGCTGGTGGACTCCGACAAATCCGTCTGGGCCCAGGGCCGCATGGCATGGATGCTGCTGACAATGTACAACAGCATCGAAAAGAATACGGACTGGCTCAAATGGGCGGAAAGCGCCTTGGAATTCCTGAAAACCAAGTGCGTTGACCCGGCGGACGGCCGCATGTTCTTTCATGTGGCTGCCGACGGCACCCCCATCCGCAAACGCCGCTACGCCTACAGCGAATCTTTCGCCGCCATCGCCTTTGCAGCGCACGCCAGGGCGACCGGCAGCCGGGATTCCGCCCGTGAAGCCCGCCACTGGTTCGACATCTTCACGGACAACTGCTTCACTCCCGGCAAAATGGTTCCCAAATTCACCGGGGAACGCCCTACGACCGGTCTGGGCACCCGCATGATTACCCTGAACACAGCTCAGGAAATGCGCAAGTACCTGGAAGATGACGACGGCTTCTATACCGGCTGGACAGACCGCTGCATCAACGACCTCCGCACCCTGTTCATGAAACCTGACATCCAGGCAGTCATGGAAGTGGTGGGAACGGACGGTTCCATCATCGACCACTTCGACGAACGCACCCTGAACCCCGGCCACACTACGGAGGGTGGGTGGTTCGTGCTGGAAGAAGCCCGCCATCGCGGCAATGACCCCGAACTCATCAAGGTGGGCTGCGACATGATCGACTGGGCATTCGCCCGCGGCTGGGACAAGGAAAACGGCGGCATGCTGTACTACACGGACGTGTACAACAAGCCCGTTCAGGAATACTGGCACAACATGAAGTTCTGGTGGCCGCATGATGAAGCGCTCATCGCCATGACGCTCGCCTACAAGCTCACAGGGGAAGAACGCTATGCCATCCGTCACGACATGGTGCGCAACTGGGCTTTCTCCCACTTCCAGGACGTTCAGCATGGCGACTGGTTCGGCTATCTGAACAAGGACGGTTCCAGGGCTAACACCCTCAAGGGGAGCCTCTGGAAATCCTTCTTCCACCATCCCCGCGCCATGTGGTGCTGCGCCCACTACTGCGGCGCCATTTAA
- a CDS encoding aminotransferase class IV: MIFETVKWENGAPCLLPWHQRRMEAAIGVHGSDGASVPDLASVLSDCPGPEGRGVYKCHITYDTRGRVRRTSFEPYRPRQVKTLTCVEMPGLDYSCKWEDRTGLLAAGAALGCDEEALILRNGMVTDTRYSNVVFGDGSFWVTPETFLLPGTKRAFLLSRGDIQECSVRAEDIGKFRFCSLINSMLDPGDVVVRTEDIILC, encoded by the coding sequence TTGATTTTTGAAACCGTTAAATGGGAGAATGGCGCTCCCTGTCTGCTTCCCTGGCACCAGCGGAGGATGGAGGCCGCCATCGGCGTTCATGGTTCGGACGGAGCTTCCGTCCCCGATCTGGCTTCCGTTCTTTCGGACTGTCCCGGCCCGGAGGGCCGTGGTGTTTACAAATGCCATATCACGTATGATACGCGGGGAAGGGTGCGCCGCACCTCCTTTGAGCCCTACCGTCCCCGGCAGGTGAAGACGCTGACGTGTGTGGAAATGCCCGGGCTGGATTACTCATGCAAGTGGGAGGATCGGACAGGGCTTCTGGCGGCAGGGGCGGCGTTGGGCTGTGACGAAGAAGCGCTGATTCTCCGGAACGGGATGGTGACGGATACGCGGTACAGCAACGTGGTGTTCGGGGACGGGTCTTTCTGGGTTACTCCGGAAACTTTCCTGCTCCCGGGAACCAAGCGCGCCTTCCTGCTGTCCCGCGGAGACATTCAGGAATGTTCCGTAAGAGCGGAAGATATAGGCAAATTCCGCTTCTGTTCCCTGATTAATTCCATGCTGGATCCCGGCGATGTGGTGGTGCGGACGGAGGATATTATCCTGTGTTGA
- a CDS encoding aminodeoxychorismate synthase component I has translation MYTREQTISRMNALGRAECPFFFVISHDMGHNLLFEPSETEGERMAAFSLPLGTMGNQDGGPPLPERLRFIPSPHPVSRYAASFASVRNHLMRGDSYLLNLCVSTPVETNLTLRHLFRFARAPYRMLLGPDARISGVHGRGCVCFSPEPFVTVRGRSISTFPMKGTVPSATQEARRWLETDEKENRESATIVDLMRNDLSMVATGVRVKRYRYISPVETSKGPILQCSSEISGLLPENWRSRLGEILLKLLPAGSVTGAPKEATCRAIAEAEDMERGFYTGIFGFFNGRDLDSAVSIRFMEEDERGMVYKSGGGITVMSRMEEEYQEAVAKVYVPFDF, from the coding sequence ATGTACACACGGGAACAGACCATCAGCCGCATGAATGCCCTGGGCCGTGCGGAGTGTCCGTTCTTTTTTGTCATCTCCCATGATATGGGCCATAACCTGCTGTTTGAACCTTCGGAAACGGAGGGGGAGCGCATGGCTGCTTTTTCCCTGCCGCTGGGCACGATGGGAAATCAGGACGGCGGCCCTCCGCTTCCGGAACGGCTGCGGTTCATTCCATCCCCCCATCCCGTGTCCCGGTATGCGGCATCCTTCGCCTCCGTCCGGAACCATCTGATGAGGGGGGATTCCTACCTGCTGAATTTATGCGTGTCCACCCCCGTGGAAACCAACCTGACGCTGCGCCATCTGTTCCGGTTTGCCCGCGCGCCTTACCGGATGCTGCTGGGGCCGGACGCGCGGATTTCCGGAGTGCACGGCCGCGGCTGCGTCTGCTTTTCTCCGGAACCGTTTGTCACGGTGCGCGGCCGCTCCATTTCCACGTTTCCCATGAAGGGAACGGTTCCGTCCGCTACGCAGGAAGCGCGCCGCTGGCTGGAAACGGATGAAAAGGAGAATAGGGAATCCGCCACCATTGTGGATCTGATGCGCAATGATCTTTCCATGGTGGCAACCGGCGTGAGGGTGAAGCGTTACCGCTATATCAGCCCTGTAGAAACGTCCAAAGGGCCTATTCTTCAATGCAGTTCCGAGATTTCCGGGCTGTTGCCGGAAAACTGGCGTTCCCGCCTGGGGGAAATCCTTCTGAAGCTGCTTCCTGCCGGGAGCGTGACCGGAGCGCCCAAGGAAGCCACCTGCCGGGCCATCGCGGAAGCGGAGGATATGGAGAGGGGGTTTTATACCGGAATTTTCGGCTTTTTCAACGGGCGGGATTTGGATTCCGCCGTCTCCATCCGCTTCATGGAGGAGGATGAACGGGGAATGGTATACAAGAGCGGTGGAGGAATTACCGTCATGAGCCGGATGGAAGAGGAATACCAGGAAGCTGTTGCCAAAGTTTATGTGCCGTTTGATTTTTGA
- a CDS encoding anthranilate synthase component II — translation MSQPNVWIIDHRDSFTWNLAELVRMTGMAVPRVVSNESPELEQAVQAGEKLILSPGPGTVEDACHRATFRLLDRLPRFTPVLGVCLGHQILGVRFGARLEHLSRPLHGAREVICRTEQCPLLEGLPEQFPAALYHSWRLAAFPWPAELIVTARDSGKNVQAIRHRHLPLYGIQFHPESILTPDGEALLRNFLSLPAGSREKRRIK, via the coding sequence ATGAGTCAACCGAACGTCTGGATCATCGACCACCGGGATTCCTTCACCTGGAATCTTGCGGAACTCGTCAGAATGACGGGAATGGCCGTTCCGCGCGTGGTTTCCAATGAATCCCCGGAACTGGAACAGGCGGTTCAGGCGGGGGAAAAGCTTATCCTGTCTCCCGGTCCGGGAACGGTGGAGGATGCCTGCCACCGGGCCACCTTCCGTCTTCTGGACCGCCTGCCCCGCTTTACCCCGGTGCTGGGCGTATGCCTGGGGCATCAGATCCTGGGCGTGCGCTTCGGAGCCCGTCTGGAACACCTTTCCCGCCCCCTTCACGGAGCGCGGGAAGTCATATGCAGGACGGAGCAGTGTCCCCTCCTGGAAGGATTGCCGGAGCAATTTCCTGCCGCGCTTTACCATTCCTGGCGCCTTGCCGCTTTTCCCTGGCCGGCGGAGCTGATTGTCACGGCGAGGGATTCCGGGAAAAACGTGCAGGCCATCCGCCACAGGCACCTCCCCCTTTACGGCATTCAGTTCCATCCGGAATCCATCCTGACGCCGGACGGAGAAGCGCTGCTCCGGAACTTCCTGTCCCTTCCGGCAGGCAGCAGGGAAAAACGGCGCATCAAATGA
- a CDS encoding NADH:flavin oxidoreductase: MNAQDELKIRDMEILFQPFHSRKLSTPTRIVLPAMTRGFSPNGVPTDQVAAYYKRRARHEVGLIITEGTFIDEPSASPSSNYPNFFGGASLRGWKKVLEAVHTTDCKIAPQLWHVGMARPFKGENLPNPELPPIGPSGIDVNTLEQTAEPMSIAKIEEVINAFARAAADAKRLGFDGVELHGAHGYLIDQFFWKETNRRTDEYGGDLVGRTRFASRIIHAVRKAVGSQFPIIFRFSQWKTVHYNAKLAYTPMELEAFLAPLTDAGVDIFDCSTRRFWEPEFEGTRLNLAGWTRKLTGKPTISVGSVGLKGDFTNAFDGGPEAEAASVEPLVERLKAGEFDLIAVGRALLADAEWAEKIRHAREKDIHLFTKEDLKTLK; encoded by the coding sequence ATGAATGCACAGGACGAACTCAAGATCAGGGACATGGAAATCCTGTTCCAGCCCTTCCACTCACGCAAGCTCAGCACTCCCACCCGCATCGTCCTTCCGGCCATGACCCGGGGATTTTCTCCCAACGGGGTTCCCACGGACCAGGTAGCCGCTTATTACAAAAGGCGGGCCAGACATGAAGTAGGGCTCATCATCACGGAGGGCACTTTCATTGACGAGCCCAGCGCCTCGCCTTCCTCCAACTATCCCAATTTCTTCGGGGGCGCTTCCCTGCGGGGATGGAAAAAGGTGCTGGAAGCCGTCCACACCACGGATTGTAAAATAGCCCCGCAACTCTGGCATGTGGGTATGGCCCGGCCCTTCAAGGGAGAAAACCTGCCCAATCCGGAGTTGCCGCCCATCGGCCCTTCCGGAATTGACGTAAACACGCTGGAACAGACGGCGGAACCGATGAGCATCGCTAAAATTGAGGAGGTTATCAATGCTTTTGCGAGGGCGGCTGCGGACGCCAAGCGGCTGGGTTTTGACGGTGTGGAACTGCATGGAGCGCACGGCTACCTGATTGACCAGTTTTTCTGGAAGGAGACCAACAGGCGCACGGACGAATACGGAGGCGACCTGGTAGGCCGGACCCGTTTTGCCAGCCGCATCATCCATGCCGTCCGCAAGGCAGTGGGCAGCCAGTTCCCCATCATCTTCCGCTTCTCCCAATGGAAAACAGTCCATTATAACGCCAAGCTGGCGTATACCCCCATGGAACTGGAAGCTTTTCTGGCTCCGCTGACGGATGCGGGCGTGGATATCTTTGACTGTTCCACGCGCCGGTTTTGGGAACCGGAGTTTGAAGGTACCCGCCTCAATCTGGCCGGCTGGACCAGGAAGCTTACCGGAAAGCCCACGATCTCCGTCGGCTCCGTGGGGCTTAAGGGAGATTTTACGAATGCCTTTGACGGGGGGCCGGAAGCGGAGGCCGCCAGTGTGGAACCTCTGGTGGAACGGCTGAAAGCAGGGGAATTTGACCTGATTGCCGTAGGCCGCGCCCTGCTGGCGGATGCGGAATGGGCGGAAAAAATACGCCATGCGCGGGAAAAAGATATCCACCTGTTTACGAAGGAAGACCTGAAAACGCTGAAATAA
- a CDS encoding TIGR02206 family membrane protein, whose amino-acid sequence MTGEIAPLFVRWSLPHWAALGIVALAAGGLLWGCRRLRMESRLLVGKVLGSFFLLTFLMETFGRIVREHWEPWQDRLPLHFCSLMALVCFIALWFRTPWACAVAYFGVLTASVQGLITPMLHDGFPSVAFFAFFIGHGLLLISALYLPAVLQWRARPWDDMRALGLCDAYLVCIIPVNIWLDTNYGFTRYAPAGTVLEYFGPAPWYFLTLQIPALALLRLLYLTVRVRKK is encoded by the coding sequence ATGACCGGAGAAATTGCGCCCCTGTTTGTCCGTTGGAGCCTGCCGCACTGGGCTGCCCTGGGCATCGTGGCGCTGGCAGCAGGGGGGCTCCTGTGGGGATGCCGGCGGCTCCGGATGGAGAGCCGTTTGCTTGTGGGAAAGGTTCTGGGAAGCTTTTTCCTGCTGACTTTCCTGATGGAAACATTCGGCCGCATCGTCAGAGAACATTGGGAGCCCTGGCAGGACAGGCTTCCGCTGCATTTTTGCAGTCTGATGGCTCTGGTCTGTTTTATCGCCCTGTGGTTCCGTACACCCTGGGCATGCGCCGTGGCGTATTTCGGCGTGCTGACGGCAAGCGTCCAGGGATTGATTACCCCCATGCTTCACGACGGTTTCCCCTCCGTCGCCTTTTTCGCCTTTTTCATCGGGCATGGGCTTTTATTGATTTCCGCTCTTTACCTTCCCGCCGTCCTGCAATGGCGTGCGCGGCCGTGGGATGACATGCGGGCGCTGGGTTTGTGCGACGCCTACCTGGTTTGTATTATTCCGGTGAATATCTGGCTGGATACGAATTACGGTTTTACCCGGTATGCTCCGGCAGGGACCGTACTGGAATATTTCGGGCCCGCTCCGTGGTATTTCCTGACGCTTCAGATTCCGGCACTGGCTCTTTTGCGGCTGTTGTACCTGACTGTCCGCGTCAGGAAGAAATAA
- a CDS encoding pyridoxamine 5'-phosphate oxidase family protein has product MRRKDREVTRHGDLMEMVARFKVCRLGLWDGREVYVVPLNFGYEEKNGSLSLFFHCAREGRKLDILQNRPEVSFEMDGDHVLLEGDVPCRYSYAYGCVMGRGVVEFLREDEEKMHALRRIMLHQTGRDADFTPGMVRSVCVLRLKVEAVSAKLHACPEPPPSR; this is encoded by the coding sequence ATGAGAAGAAAAGACAGGGAAGTGACCCGGCACGGGGATTTGATGGAAATGGTCGCCCGGTTCAAGGTGTGCCGCCTGGGACTGTGGGACGGCAGGGAGGTGTATGTAGTTCCCCTCAACTTCGGATATGAAGAAAAAAATGGTTCCCTGAGCCTGTTTTTCCACTGCGCCAGGGAAGGGAGGAAGCTGGATATCCTGCAAAACCGTCCGGAGGTTTCTTTTGAAATGGATGGGGATCATGTGTTGCTGGAGGGGGATGTCCCGTGCCGGTACAGTTACGCCTACGGCTGCGTCATGGGGCGTGGCGTCGTCGAATTTCTCCGGGAGGATGAGGAAAAGATGCATGCCTTGCGCCGCATCATGCTACACCAGACGGGCAGGGATGCGGATTTTACCCCCGGCATGGTCCGTTCCGTATGTGTTCTGCGTCTTAAGGTGGAGGCCGTCAGCGCCAAACTTCATGCGTGCCCGGAACCTCCTCCTTCCCGTTGA
- a CDS encoding glutamine amidotransferase has translation MSSRSASRTCLALRHVAFEDLGTLEPLFRDRGFRTRYIRAGAPCPSVREWLEADLCVVLGGPVGVGDTESYPYLKTELDLVRMRLESRQPLLGVCLGAQMMAHALGSRVYPGKAREIGWGTVSLTGDGRLSPLRYLEGVPVLHWHGDTFDVPSGAHLLASTEVTPHQAFCIGRHALALQFHVEADVSRMEEWLTGHACELMQAGTDICGLRAASVRNGSLLAGRAALCMNEWMEGAGL, from the coding sequence ATGAGTAGCCGTTCAGCATCCCGCACTTGCCTGGCCCTGCGCCATGTGGCTTTTGAAGATCTCGGTACGCTGGAACCTCTTTTCAGGGACAGGGGCTTCCGAACACGGTACATTCGGGCGGGCGCTCCCTGTCCTTCCGTCCGGGAATGGCTGGAGGCTGACCTGTGCGTGGTGCTGGGCGGTCCCGTAGGGGTGGGGGATACGGAATCGTATCCCTATTTGAAGACGGAACTGGATTTGGTCCGCATGCGTCTGGAAAGTCGGCAGCCTCTGCTGGGCGTATGCCTCGGAGCTCAAATGATGGCCCATGCCCTCGGCAGCCGCGTTTATCCCGGAAAGGCCAGGGAAATAGGGTGGGGAACCGTATCCCTGACGGGGGACGGGCGTTTGTCCCCTCTCCGTTATCTGGAGGGGGTGCCCGTCCTGCATTGGCATGGGGATACGTTTGATGTCCCTTCCGGAGCGCACCTGCTGGCATCCACGGAGGTAACTCCCCATCAGGCTTTTTGCATAGGGAGGCATGCCCTGGCTCTCCAGTTCCATGTGGAGGCGGATGTTTCCCGGATGGAGGAGTGGCTGACCGGCCATGCCTGTGAATTGATGCAGGCGGGGACGGATATTTGCGGACTTCGGGCGGCTTCCGTACGGAATGGCTCCCTGCTGGCCGGACGTGCCGCCCTTTGCATGAATGAATGGATGGAGGGCGCCGGCTTATGA
- the ybaK gene encoding Cys-tRNA(Pro) deacylase codes for MSKKKEAKTNAMRLLDALHIPYRHYSYECREFVDARHTAEALNLAEEKMYKTLVTEGAPRQYYVFVIPIGAELSLKKAARTVGEKALSMLPVKDITAVTGYVRGGCTALGMKRKYPTVIDASAEALPEMVVSGGRLGCQIELNPVDLCRAAEGFFADVADISVS; via the coding sequence ATGTCCAAAAAGAAGGAGGCAAAGACAAATGCTATGCGCCTGCTGGATGCGCTGCATATCCCGTACAGGCATTATTCCTATGAATGCCGCGAGTTTGTGGATGCGCGGCATACGGCGGAAGCACTGAACCTGGCGGAGGAGAAGATGTACAAGACGCTGGTAACGGAGGGAGCTCCTCGGCAGTATTACGTGTTCGTGATACCCATAGGCGCGGAGCTTTCCTTGAAAAAGGCTGCCCGCACCGTGGGAGAAAAGGCTCTTTCCATGCTTCCGGTGAAGGATATTACCGCCGTGACGGGGTACGTGCGCGGCGGCTGCACGGCTTTGGGGATGAAAAGGAAATACCCTACGGTGATTGATGCCAGCGCGGAAGCCCTGCCGGAGATGGTGGTGAGCGGCGGACGTCTGGGGTGCCAGATTGAATTGAATCCTGTGGATTTATGCCGTGCGGCGGAGGGCTTTTTTGCGGATGTGGCGGATATTTCCGTTTCATGA
- a CDS encoding cytidylate kinase family protein, with the protein MEDYRVRRSLGEHVLRCSVLIAALFIMSLGIALSTKADLGVSPISCTPYVLSLAFPLTMGTVTILMHLSFVAVQAALLKRQFRPAHLLQIPIAFIFGFLTDFSMWIIAPLEPDGYLWSVILCLFSCVVIGFGVFLQVKADSVLLAGEGMSLAFVKLFKWEFGAVKTGMDCTLVCIGLACSLIFLPGLTGIREGTVVAAVLVGMIVRFFNRHVFWPDRLLERLARPGAASELPPLAQTAAYAPDAPLVISIDREYGSGGHAIGKMLAEKLGIRFYDSELVYLTASRSGLTPDYIRKHEQQLSSRFLHELYAQNYAYTAEEMPPEDATFLAQSKVIRDITASQACVIVGRCANFILKGRPNLFSVFLHADRATRMQRVIENYGVEPGGAARAMDIMDSRRRTHCLHYTGQELGNARLYDLCVNTSDYGLKRTVELILEAINTRTEQSSAVETVPVRSASFPEPEEDSIPGEISLA; encoded by the coding sequence ATGGAAGATTATCGTGTCCGGAGAAGCCTTGGAGAACATGTCCTGCGCTGCTCCGTCCTGATTGCTGCGCTCTTCATCATGTCTCTGGGCATCGCTCTGTCCACCAAGGCAGACCTGGGAGTCTCCCCCATCTCCTGCACGCCCTATGTGCTCAGCCTGGCATTCCCTCTAACCATGGGGACCGTCACCATCCTCATGCACCTGAGCTTTGTGGCCGTGCAGGCGGCCCTGCTGAAAAGGCAATTCCGTCCGGCGCATCTGCTCCAGATTCCCATAGCTTTTATCTTCGGCTTTCTGACGGATTTTTCCATGTGGATCATAGCGCCTCTGGAACCGGACGGATACCTGTGGTCCGTTATTCTCTGCCTGTTCAGCTGCGTGGTAATCGGATTCGGCGTCTTTCTTCAGGTTAAGGCGGATTCCGTTCTTCTGGCAGGGGAAGGCATGAGCCTGGCCTTCGTCAAACTCTTCAAATGGGAATTCGGAGCCGTAAAAACCGGGATGGACTGCACGCTCGTCTGCATCGGCCTGGCCTGTTCCCTCATCTTCCTGCCCGGACTGACAGGCATACGGGAAGGAACCGTGGTGGCCGCCGTCCTGGTGGGAATGATCGTCCGTTTTTTCAACAGGCACGTCTTCTGGCCGGACAGGCTCCTGGAACGGCTGGCGCGCCCCGGAGCAGCAAGCGAGCTTCCTCCGCTGGCACAAACGGCCGCTTATGCTCCGGACGCCCCTCTGGTCATTTCCATTGACCGGGAATACGGTTCCGGCGGCCATGCCATCGGGAAAATGCTGGCGGAAAAGCTGGGCATCCGATTCTACGACTCGGAACTGGTGTACCTCACAGCCTCCCGGAGCGGCCTCACTCCGGACTACATCCGCAAGCACGAACAACAGCTTTCCAGCCGCTTCCTGCACGAACTTTACGCCCAGAACTATGCCTACACGGCGGAGGAAATGCCCCCTGAAGACGCCACCTTCCTGGCACAGAGCAAAGTCATCCGGGACATTACGGCCAGTCAGGCATGCGTCATCGTGGGCCGCTGCGCCAACTTCATCCTGAAAGGGAGACCCAACCTGTTCAGTGTTTTCCTTCATGCGGACCGGGCCACGCGCATGCAGCGCGTTATTGAAAACTATGGGGTAGAACCTGGCGGGGCAGCCCGGGCCATGGACATCATGGACTCCCGCCGCCGCACCCACTGCCTGCACTACACCGGGCAGGAACTGGGCAATGCACGCCTCTACGACTTGTGCGTCAACACGTCCGATTACGGACTGAAACGCACGGTGGAACTGATTCTGGAAGCCATCAATACCAGAACCGAACAATCTTCCGCTGTAGAAACGGTTCCCGTCCGCTCCGCATCTTTTCCCGAACCGGAAGAGGACAGCATTCCCGGAGAAATATCCCTCGCCTGA
- a CDS encoding pyrimidine dimer DNA glycosylase/endonuclease V: MRLWSLHPSYLDAVGLVALWREGLLARKVLQGQTKGYIHHSQLFRFRETENPIHVLDFYLKTVHDESIRRGYNFDLSKISPCESRPHSLLLPDKQLEYEFLHLLDKLKERFPRQYSLLRQTAVPHPHPLFQITPGDICSWEKKPVSSLT; the protein is encoded by the coding sequence ATGAGACTCTGGTCACTCCACCCCTCTTACCTGGATGCTGTCGGCCTGGTTGCCCTGTGGAGGGAAGGCCTCCTGGCACGCAAAGTTTTGCAGGGGCAGACAAAAGGATATATCCATCATTCTCAGCTCTTCCGCTTCCGGGAGACGGAAAACCCCATTCATGTCCTGGATTTCTACCTGAAAACCGTCCATGACGAATCCATCCGCAGAGGCTACAATTTTGATTTAAGCAAAATTTCTCCCTGCGAAAGCCGTCCCCATTCCCTTCTCCTGCCGGATAAACAGCTCGAATACGAATTCCTTCATCTTCTGGACAAGCTCAAGGAAAGGTTCCCCCGGCAATATTCCCTGTTGCGGCAAACCGCAGTCCCCCATCCCCATCCGCTTTTTCAAATAACGCCAGGAGATATTTGCTCCTGGGAGAAAAAGCCTGTTTCGTCATTAACATGA
- a CDS encoding PA14 domain-containing protein gives MNIILPILSFLCGVMLTETASGSSEEGKPSPGVVQELWFGIPGASVKDLTHRKIFETAAPDVRTISHLDVENQGDRYGARYSALLKVPASGKYRLYLSSDDSAELWLGKDATQKDMACIATVKGYSDIHNWGNQPNQASEPVQLEADRFYFLQVIHKEDGGPDHMSVAWSGPGIPAPVIIPATALFIPPGILPEEKKQSPAKAD, from the coding sequence ATGAACATTATTCTACCCATCCTGAGCTTTCTGTGCGGTGTCATGCTGACGGAAACAGCTTCCGGCTCTTCTGAGGAGGGAAAGCCTTCTCCCGGCGTAGTGCAGGAATTGTGGTTCGGCATTCCGGGGGCATCCGTAAAGGACCTGACCCACAGGAAGATTTTTGAAACGGCGGCCCCGGATGTCCGCACGATCAGCCATCTGGATGTGGAAAACCAGGGAGACAGGTACGGAGCCCGTTACTCCGCCCTGCTGAAAGTCCCGGCAAGCGGGAAGTACCGCCTTTACCTGTCTTCCGACGATTCCGCAGAGTTATGGCTGGGCAAGGATGCCACCCAGAAGGACATGGCCTGCATCGCCACCGTCAAAGGATATTCCGACATCCATAATTGGGGCAACCAGCCCAACCAGGCTTCCGAACCTGTCCAGCTGGAAGCTGACCGGTTTTATTTTCTTCAGGTGATTCACAAGGAGGATGGAGGCCCGGACCATATGTCCGTCGCCTGGTCCGGGCCGGGCATCCCCGCCCCTGTCATCATTCCTGCCACGGCGCTGTTCATACCGCCCGGTATCTTGCCGGAAGAAAAAAAACAATCCCCAGCCAAAGCGGACTGA